One genomic window of Candidatus Methylomirabilis tolerans includes the following:
- a CDS encoding addiction module protein: MAKTLTEIEREALALPDQDRARLAQHLIETLDAGKDEDVEDIWLSEAERRYEAYRKGTLKAVTVDEAFAEAKSRLG, from the coding sequence ATGGCAAAGACATTGACAGAGATCGAAAGAGAAGCATTGGCCCTGCCCGACCAGGACCGTGCAAGGTTAGCTCAGCATCTTATCGAGACGTTGGATGCGGGCAAAGACGAAGATGTTGAAGACATCTGGTTGAGCGAGGCAGAAAGAAGATATGAGGCATATCGGAAAGGCACCCTAAAGGCCGTGACCGTAGATGAGGCATTCGCGGAAGCAAAAAGCCGATTGGGATGA